The following coding sequences lie in one Sesamum indicum cultivar Zhongzhi No. 13 linkage group LG9, S_indicum_v1.0, whole genome shotgun sequence genomic window:
- the LOC105171155 gene encoding aluminum-activated malate transporter 7 has product MESVNIEKASIFLSGLKAKIAEIARQTKKVAMDDPRRLIHSLKAGLALTLVSLFYYFQPLYTSFGVSAMWAVMTVVVVFEFSVGATLGKGLNRGLATLAAGALGLGANHLASVSGKTWEPILIGLFVFLQAVASTFIRFFPTVKARYDYGMLIFILTFSLISISGLRSDQILELAHKRLSTVLIGASTCVIISIFVYPVWAGEDLHKLVAQNLEKLGGFLEGFGDEYVRTFDQESENGRTSSLVGLNSVLDSKSKEETLANFARWEPGHGQFMYWHPWKQYLNIANLTRQCACRVEALNAYLNSKTPASQEIQCMIAGMSTESGKALKELSWAITTMSRPPSPNPHIPNLKIASKNLNSLLKSDFCDEHTNLLQVIPVATAAALLNDTVTSVENIADAVNELSSLANFKAIDSSEAESESANRSKIPHVIITVSCAAEVKKEGQSSVQAVQN; this is encoded by the exons ATGGAGTCAGTAAATATAGAGAAAGCGAGCATTTTTCTCAGTGGATTAAAGGCAAAGATTGCAGAAATTGCTAGGCAAACTAAAAAGGTGGCAATGGACGATCCAAGAAGATTGATCCATTCGCTGAAAGCTGGACTTGCTCTCACGTTAGTCTCGTTGTTCTACTACTTCCAGCCTCTTTATACCAGCTTTGGTGTCTCAGCAATGTGGGCTGTCATGACCGTTGTCGTTGTCTTTGAGTTCTCTGTCG GTGCAACACTTGGGAAAGGCCTGAACAGAGGTTTGGCAACCTTGGCAGCTGGTGCTCTAGGCCTCGGAGCTAATCACCTGGCAAGTGTAAGTGGAAAAACATGGGAACCAATCTTGATTGGACTATTTGTCTTCTTACAAG CTGTAGCATCAACGTTCATACGATTCTTTCCCACGGTGAAGGCTAGATACGATTACGGGATGCTAATATTTATCTTGACGTTCTCTCTCATCTCTATATCTGGTCTACGATCTGATCAAATACTCGAGTTGGCTCATAAGAGGCTGTCCACTGTACTCATCGGTGCATCCACTTGTGTGATCATATCAATCTTCGTCTATCCCGTGTGGGCCGGTGAAGATCTTCACAAACTTGTTGCTCAAAACCTAGAGAAACTTGGAGGTTTCTTAGAAG GTTTCGGGGATGAGTATGTGAGAACATTCGATCAGGAGTCAGAGAATGGAAGAACATCATCTCTAGTTGGCTTGAACAGTGTTCTTGATTCCAAGAGCAAAGAAGAAACATTG GCAAATTTTGCTAGATGGGAACCAGGGCATGGACAGTTCATGTATTGGCATCCATGGAAACAGTACTTGAACATTGCCAACTTGACAAGACAGTGTGCCTGTCGAGTTGAAGCACTCAACGCCTACCTAAATTCTAAAACTCCA GCATCCCAAGAAATCCAATGCATGATTGCAGGAATGAGTACAGAATCAGGAAAAGCGCTAAAAGAACTGTCATGGGCAATCACAACAATGAGCAGGCCGCCCTCTCCCAATCCCCACATACCCAACCTGAAAATCGCATCCAAGAACCTGAATTCTCTACTAAAGTCGGACTTCTGCGATGAACACACCAATCTTTTGCAAGTAATCCCAGTTGCTACAGCTGCGGCCCTGCTGAACGATACAGTTACCAGTGTCGAAAACATTGCTGACGCCGTTAATGAGCTCAGTTCCCTAGCAAATTTCAAGGCCATAGACTCAAGTGAGGCAGAATCAGAATCAGCAAACAGGAGTAAAATCCCACATGTTATTATTACAGTTAGCTGCGCTGCTGAGGTTAAGAAAGAAGGCCAGTCCTCTGTTCAAGCTGtccaaaattaa
- the LOC105171011 gene encoding aluminum-activated malate transporter 2 encodes MASSENRENVKGWKSAWSWGKGYFKKIVNVVICVAKDAKKLGEEDPRRIVHSFKVGLAISLVSLFYYFDFLYEGFGVAAMWAVMTVVVVFEFSVGATLGKGVNRGIATLLGGALGVAAHRLAILTGENAESIILGLSVFWISALATFLRFFPKLKARYDYGLLIFILTFSLISVSGYRDDEVIEMAHKRLSTVMIGGSATVLICIFIRPIWAGEDLHNLTATNIEKLAIFLEGFGQEYFETRDDKNKENKASLDGYISVLNVKGTEEVLVNSAKWEPRHGRFRYRHPWGQYLKVGRSIRECAYRIDALNGYLNSEMQTPMEIRTKVQEPCTKMSSECSCALRELAKGLKTMTRSMSADPHIRNAKTAAKSLKSSLQTSLWPNADLLDIIPAATVASLIVEIVSCTIKIADSVHELACLSKFKNPDAVIANETGQGRVAVASDIHESHSVNLVVE; translated from the exons ATGGCTTCGTCTGAAAATCGAGAAAATGTTAAGGGATGGAAGAGTGCATGGAGTTGGGGAAAGGgctattttaaaaagattgtgAATGTTGTGATTTGTGTAGCCAAGGATGCCAAGAAACTTGGAGAGGAAGATCCAAGGAGAATTGTTCACTCATTTAAAGTGGGATTAGCCATAAGCTTAGTTTCCTTATTCTACTACTTTGATTTCTTGTATGAAGGTTTTGGTGTTGCTGCTATGTGGGCTGTCATGACTGTCGTTGTTGTTTTCGAATTTTCTGTCG GAGCAACACTTGGAAAAGGGGTGAATAGAGGGATTGCAACACTGTTAGGAGGTGCATTAGGGGTTGCAGCGCATCGTTTAGCAATTTTGACAGGGGAAAATGCTGAATCTATCATACTCGGGCTATCTGTTTTCTGGATTT CTGCTCTAGCAACGTTCCTCCGATTTTTCCCTAAGCTGAAGGCAAGATACGATTACGGACTTCTGATATTCATCCTGACGTTCAGCCTAATATCGGTGTCTGGCTATAGGGACGATGAGGTTATAGAAATGGCACATAAAAGATTGTCCACGGTTATGATTGGTGGCTCTGCTACAGTACTGATTTGCATATTCATACGCCCAATCTGGGCTGGTGAAGATCTTCACAATCTCACTGCCACTAACATTGAAAAGCTTGCTATTTTCTTggaag GTTTTGGACAAGAATACTTTGAGACAAGGGACgataaaaacaaagagaataAAGCATCATTGGATGGATACATAAGTGTGCTTAATGTGAAAGGCACTGAAGAAGTGTTG GTGAATTCTGCAAAATGGGAACCTAGACATGGTCGGTTTAGGTACCGGCATCCGTGGGGGCAGTACCTTAAGGTTGGAAGAAGTATAAGAGAATGTGCTTATAGAATTGATGCATTGAATGGCTATCTGAACTCAGAGATGCAG ACACCAATGGAAATCCGAACTAAGGTTCAAGAACCATGCACAAAGATGAGCTCAGAATGCAGCTGTGCTCTGAGAGAACTAGCAAAGGGACTGAAAACAATGACTCGTTCAATGTCTGCCGATCCCCATATCAGAAACGCAAAAACTGCAGCCAAGAGTCTGAAATCTTCGCTGCAAACCAGCCTGTGGCCCAACGCAGATCTTCTTGACATAATTCCAGCTGCAACGGTTGCTTCACTGATCGTAGAAATTGTTTCATGCACGATTAAGATAGCGGATTCTGTCCATGAACTTGCTTGCCTGTCGAAATTCAAGAATCCTGACGCAGTGATTGCAAATGAAACGGGGCAGGGAAGAGTGGCAGTAGCTTCAGATATCCATGAGTCCCATAGTGTAAATTTGGTAGTTGAGTGA
- the LOC105171012 gene encoding histone deacetylase 8, which yields MATSSGRAILSPPDLQPAAKDDGIDVFWHEGMLKHNTGRGVFDTGMEPDFLDVLENHPENSDRVKNMVSILKRGPIALFVSWHQGRAALISELLSFHTQEYIDELVEADKKGQGKIICPGTFLNPGSWDAALLAAGTTLSAMKHILDGHGKITYALVRPPGHHAQPTQADGYCFLNNAGLAVQLALDSGLNKVAVIDIDVHYGNGTAEGFYRSNRVLTISLHMNHGSWGPSHPQNGTVDELGEDEGFGYNLNIPLPNGSGDRGYAHAMTKLVVPAVEEFRPELMVLVVGQDSSAFDPNGRQCLTMEGYRKIGQIVREMADKHSNGCLLIVQEGGYHVTYSAYCLHATLEGVLNFPAPLLPDPIAYYPEDDAFTAVVVESIKKYHKQFVPFLK from the exons ATGGCGACATCTTCGGGTCGGGCAATTCTTTCTCCTCCGGATCTGCAACCCGCAGCAAAAGATGACGGGATAGACGTTTTCTGGCACGAGGGCATGCTCAAACACAATACTGGTCGGGGAGTGTTCGACACGGGCATGGAACCGGATTTTCTTGATGTGCTGGAAAACCACCCGGAGAACTCGGACCGGGTCAAGAACATGGTTTCAATTCTCAAAAGAGGCCCCATTGCGCTCTTTGTTTCTTGGCATCAAGGACGGGCTGCCCTCATCTCCGAATTGCTCTCTTTCCACACCCaag AGTACATAGATGAGCTAGTTGAGGCAGACAAAAAAGGTCAGGGCAAGATCATTTGTCCTGGAACATTCTTAAACCCTGGATCATGGGACGCCGCACTTCTTGCTGCAGGTACCACTTTGTCAGCAATGAAGCATATTCTTGATGGGCATGGAAAAATTACTTACGCACTGGTCCGGCCACCGGGTCATCATGCTCAGCCTACTCAAGCAGATGGATATTGCTTTCTTAACAATGCGGGGCTTGCTGTACAATTAGCTCTCGACTCTGGCCTTAACAAGGTTGCTGTCATTGATATCGATGTCCATTATGGGAACGGAACTGCTGAGGGTTTCTATCGATCTAATAGAGTTCTGACGATCTCCCTTCATATGAATCATGGATCTTGGGGCCCTTCCCATCCGCAAAATGGAACTGTGGATGAGCTAGGTGAAGATGAAGGATTTGGCTATAACTTGAATATACCTTTGCCAAATGGATCTGGAGATAGAGGTTATGCGCATGCAATGACCAAATTAGTTGTACCTGCAGTTGAGGAATTTAGGCCTGAGCTTATGGTTTTGGTTGTTGGCCAAGACTCTAGCGCA TTTGATCCGAACGGAAGACAGTGCTTGACGATGGAAGGCTACAGGAAAATCGGGCAGATAGTTCGCGAAATGGCCGACAAGCACAGCAACGGGTGTCTACTGATTGTTCAAGAAGGGGGATATCATGTTACATATTCGGCTTATTGTCTGCACGCTACTCTTGAAGGTGTGCTCAATTTCCCGGCTCCTCTATTGCCTGATCCTATTGCTTATTATCCAGAAGATGATGCTTTCACCGCTGTCGTTGTGGAATCCATAAAGAAGTATCATAAACAATTCGTCCCATTCCTAAAGTAG
- the LOC105171013 gene encoding receptor protein kinase TMK1, translating into MGVDSGKFVRIVVGLFVCLVGGVSCVTDQNDFNILSDFRDGLENPELLKWPDEGNDPCGPPAWPHVFCSNGRVTQIQVQGLGLEGPLPQNLNQLDKLYNVGFQRNKFTGKLPTFSGLSNLEFAFLDFNEFDAIPTDFFHGLSNVRVLALDSNPFNQSSGWTIPTELAECSQLVNFSCSACNIVGTVPDFFGKLPSLASLELAYNRLTGNIPSTFQDSMLQMLWLNDQDGGGMTGPIDVIGTMVGLTMVWLHGNQFSGSIPDDIGRLTSLRELNLNRNRLVGLIPSSLADMKLDLLDLNNNMFMGPIPKFKAANVSYKSNSFCQLAPGEQCAPEVSALIDFLHGLNYPVRLASAWTGNDPCSGPWWGITCNSRNQVSVINLQKLGLNGTLSPSLVNLSSLLEIHLEGNNIHGTVPANLTQLRSLRLLNLSGNNFEPPLPRFRDGVRVVTDDNAKFQAKAPEQSPSPDAGPPLPPSPNDSPQSPPNDNRPSVDSKQPPADSPSSAINSSPHPTSAVNEQQNPTNSTKSRVMVIAAAAAGSTVFTLFAVFLTFYCIRKRKETKNPPSSIVIHPKDSPDPDNTVKIAVVDGSALEAQTGRGTMSDGLENGQVIEAGNLLISLQVLRKVTNNFAQENELGRGGFGVVYKGELEDGTKLAVKRMVVGAMSNKALDEFQSEIAVLSQVRHRHLVSLLGYSVEGNERLLVYEYMPQGALSRHLFRWKSLGLEPLSWTRRLNIALDVARGVEYLHTLAHQSFIHRDLKSSNILLDDDFRAKVSDFGLVKLAPDRERSVATRLAGTFGYLAPEYAVTGKVTTKVDVFSFGVVLMELLTGLVALDEQRPEENRYLAEWFWQIKSNKESLIASIDPALDAKEDIYETIYSIAALAGHCTARDPNHRPDMGHAVNALAQLVEKWKPYEETDEFSGINMALPLPQMLKGWQEEAETQDFSGTSQDSKGSIPAKPSGFADSFTSADAR; encoded by the exons ATGGGAGTTGATTCAGGGAAATTCGTGCGCATTGTTGTCGGATTGTTTGTTTGCCTTGTGGGAGGTGTTAGTTGTGTTACAGACCAAAATGATTTCAACATTCTGAGTGATTTCAGAGATGGTTTGGAAAATCCAGAGCTTCTGAAATGGCCTGATGAGGGAAATGATCCATGCGGCCCTCCTGCATGGCCTCATGTGTTCTGCTCTAATGGCAGAGTCACACAGATTCAGGTTCAGGGCCTTGGATTAGAGGGGCCTTTGCCCCAGAATTTGAATCAATTGGATAAACTCTACAATGTTGGCTTTCAGAGGAACAAATTCACTGGAAAGTTGCCTACTTTTAGTGGATTATCTAACTTGGAATTTGCATTTTTGGACTTTAATGAATTTGATGCAATTCCTACTGATTTCTTTCATGGGCTTAGTAATGTTCGTGTGTTGGCTTTGGATAGTAACCCCTTTAATCAAAGTTCTGGATGGACAATACCTACTGAGCTAGCAGAGTGTTCTCAGTTGGTGAATTTTTCTTGCTCAGCTTGCAATATAGTTGGTACTGTGCCTGATTTTTTCGGAAAGTTGCCGTCTCTTGCGTCTTTGGAGTTGGCGTATAATAGGTTGACTGGTAATATACCATCCACTTTTCAGGATTCCATGTTGCAGATGTTGTGGTTGAATGATCAGGATGGGGGTGGGATGACTGGTCCAATCGATGTAATCGGTACGATGGTTGGGTTAACAATGGTGTGGCTCCATGGAAATCAGTTTAGCGGATCGATTCCTGATGATATTGGGCGTTTGACGTCCTTGAGGGAACTCAACCTCAACAGAAATCGGCTAGTCGGTCTGATCCCATCAAGCTTGGCTGATATGAAACTTGATCTGTTGGATTTGAACAATAATATGTTCATGGGTCCGATACCTAAGTTCAAAGCTGCAAATGTTTCTTACAAATCGAATTCGTTCTGTCAATTGGCTCCTGGCGAACAATGTGCTCCTGAAGTCAGTGCGCTTATAGATTTCCTTCATGGTTTGAATTATCCGGTAAGACTTGCTTCTGCATGGACAGGCAATGATCCTTGTAGTGGCCCTTGGTGGGGGATCACTTGTAACTCAAGGAACCAAGTTTCTGTCATAAATTTGCAAAAGCTTGGGCTTAATGGCACACTTAGTCCTTCACTGGTGAACTTATCTTCACTCCTTGAAATTCACTTGGAAGGAAACAATATACATGGCACGGTCCCTGCAAATCTGACTCAGCTCAGATCACTGAGATTGCTGAACTTAAGTGGGAACAATTTTGAGCCACCATTGCCAAGATTCCGTGATGGAGTGAGAGTAGTAACTGATGATAATGCAAAATTTCAAGCCAAAGCACCTGAGCAGTCTCCGTCACCAGATGCTGGACCACCTCTTCCCCCTTCTCCAAATGACAGTCCACAATCGCCGCCAAATGATAATCGTCCATCTGTTGACAGTAAACAGCCACCGGCAGATTCTCCGTCTTCAGCTATTAATTCAAGTCCTCATCCAACCAGTGCAGTAAATGAGCAGCAAAACCccacaaattcaacaaaatctAGAGTGATGGTTATAGCAGCTGCAGCTGCAGGTTCCactgtttttacactttttgcAGTCTTTTTGACTTTCTACTGCATTCGCAAGAGAAAAGAGACAAAAAATCCTCCTTCCAGTATTGTGATTCATCCTAAAGATTCACCGGATCCTGATAATACAGTGAAGATTGCTGTAGTAGATGGCTCTGCCTTGGAAGCTCAAACTGGACGTGGTACCATGAGTGACGGATTGGAGAACGGTCAGGTGATTGAGGCTGGGAACCTCCTCATTTCTCTTCAGGTCCTTCGCAAGGTGACCAACAATTTTGCACAAGAAAATGAGCTTGGACGTGGAGGTTTTGGAGTAGTTTACAAGGGTGAGCTGGAAGACGGAACTAAACTAGCAGTAAAGAGAATGGTAGTTGGGGCCATGAGTAACAAAGCATTGGATGAATTCCAATCAGAAATTGCTGTGCTTTCGCAGGTCCGGCACCGCCATCTTGTATCCCTTTTGGGGTACTCTGTCGAAGGAAATGAGAGGCTTTTGGTTTATGAATATATGCCTCAAGGTGCTCTGAGTAGACATCTATTCCGTTGGAAGAGTCTAGGTTTGGAGCCCTTATCCTGGACAAGAAGGCTTAACATTGCTCTTGATGTTGCTCGAGGAGTGGAATATCTCCACACCTTGGCACATCAGAGCTTTATACACCGTGATCTGAAATCATCGAATATTCTTCTTGATGATGATTTCAGGGCAAAAGTTTCAGACTTTGGATTGGTGAAGTTGGCACCTGACAGAGAGAGGTCGGTTGCAACTAGGCTGGCTGGAACCTTTGGATACCTTGCACCTGAATATGCGG TGACTGGAAAAGTTACCACAAAGGTCGATGTCTTCAGCTTCGGGGTGGTATTAATGGAACTTTTGACGGGACTAGTGGCACTTGATGAACAACGTCCTGAGGAAAACCGGTACTTAGCTGAGTGGTTTTGGCAGATTAAATCCAACAAAGAGTCACTTATTGCTTCCATCGATCCAGCTCTTGATGCAAAAGAAGACATTTACGAAACTATTTACTCTATAGCAGCATTGGCTGGACATTGCACTGCACGGGATCCAAATCACCGCCCGGACATGGGACACGCCGTAAATGCGCTAGCTCAATTGGTCGAGAAATGGAAACCATATGAGGAGACAGATGAGTTTTCAGGCATCAACATGGCATTGCCTCTTCCACAAATGCTGAAGGGCTGGCAAGAAGAAGCGGAGACCCAAGATTTCAGTGGCACTAGTCAGGACAGCAAGGGAAGCATCCCGGCTAAGCCGTCAGGATTTGCAGATTCTTTCACTTCTGCTGATGCTCGTTAA